From Mycolicibacterium nivoides, a single genomic window includes:
- a CDS encoding heme peroxidase, whose product MSTEVERLHAACERDLGDPAGWPDPTAYPNALALCIIDAIYVTGARHLTVERIVERYRGHRAGQGGDADSDGAGELLASIHGLGGPRQWASQIGNRRPTSTAKGAPLRSAALLAAAHALVELGIRTAEDLRTAAQDDDRRAAAKAAWCAVPGQQSGFTWGYLVTLAQVPGVTVDRAVAGYVAREAGTAAPAAALLRAVSESAGWEIAALHHAIWRFESGRPYQREVPA is encoded by the coding sequence ATGAGCACCGAAGTTGAACGACTGCACGCGGCCTGCGAACGCGATCTCGGCGACCCGGCGGGCTGGCCGGATCCCACCGCTTATCCAAACGCGTTGGCGCTGTGCATCATTGATGCGATCTATGTCACGGGAGCACGTCATCTGACCGTCGAGCGGATCGTTGAGCGGTATCGCGGTCACCGGGCCGGGCAAGGGGGCGACGCCGACTCCGACGGCGCCGGGGAATTGCTGGCGAGCATCCACGGCCTCGGCGGACCGCGGCAGTGGGCGTCGCAGATCGGCAACCGTCGCCCGACCTCCACCGCCAAGGGTGCGCCGTTGCGGTCGGCCGCACTCCTCGCGGCCGCCCACGCCCTCGTCGAACTGGGCATCCGGACGGCCGAGGACCTCCGTACGGCCGCCCAGGACGACGATCGCCGCGCCGCGGCCAAGGCCGCGTGGTGCGCGGTGCCGGGGCAGCAGTCAGGTTTCACGTGGGGCTATCTGGTGACGCTCGCGCAGGTCCCCGGCGTCACGGTGGACCGGGCGGTGGCGGGCTACGTCGCTCGCGAGGCGGGTACGGCCGCGCCCGCCGCCGCGTTGCTGCGCGCCGTGTCGGAATCCGCGGGCTGGGAGATCGCTGCCCTTCACCACGCGATCTGGCGATTCGAGTCGGGACGCCCGTACCAACGAGAAGTGCCGGCCTGA
- the trxA gene encoding thioredoxin → MSTQDITADQFNDIVNGNDIVLVDFWASWCGPCRAFAPTFKAASEQHPDVVFAKVDTEAEQGLAAAADIRSIPTLMAFKKGKLVFNQAGALPPAALEDLVQKIKEFDIDAAMKEQAAEGDAEQV, encoded by the coding sequence GTGAGTACGCAGGACATCACCGCAGATCAGTTCAATGACATCGTCAACGGCAACGACATCGTGCTGGTGGACTTCTGGGCGTCGTGGTGCGGACCGTGTCGTGCCTTCGCGCCGACGTTCAAGGCCGCTTCGGAGCAGCACCCTGACGTCGTGTTCGCCAAGGTGGACACCGAGGCCGAGCAGGGGCTCGCCGCGGCTGCCGACATCCGGTCGATCCCGACCCTGATGGCGTTCAAGAAGGGCAAGCTGGTCTTCAACCAGGCCGGAGCGCTGCCACCGGCGGCGCTGGAGGATCTGGTTCAGAAGATCAAGGAATTCGACATCGACGCGGCCATGAAAGAGCAGGCTGCTGAGGGCGACGCCGAACAGGTGTGA
- a CDS encoding enoyl-CoA hydratase, producing the protein MLSVTAQNEFVLVDRPRPDVALVTLNRPERMNSMAFDVMVPLKDVLEELRYDNSVRVVVLTGAGRGFSSGADHKSAGSVPHVAGLTRPTYALRSMEILDDVILALRRLHQPVIAAVNGAAIGGGLCLALACDVRVAAEGAYFRAAGINNGLTASELGLSYLLPRAIGSSRAFEIMLTGRDVDAQEAERIGLVSSVVAEDALLDACYSMADRMAAFSRPGIELTKRTLWSGLDAASLEGHMQAEGLGQLFVRLLTANFEEAVAARAEKRPAVFTDEK; encoded by the coding sequence GTGCTGTCCGTGACTGCGCAGAACGAATTCGTACTGGTTGACCGTCCGCGACCGGACGTGGCCCTGGTGACCCTCAACCGGCCTGAGCGGATGAACTCGATGGCGTTCGACGTCATGGTGCCGCTCAAGGACGTCCTCGAAGAGCTCCGCTACGACAACAGCGTGCGCGTAGTGGTGCTTACCGGGGCCGGCCGGGGCTTCTCGTCCGGGGCCGATCACAAGTCGGCCGGCTCCGTTCCGCACGTTGCCGGTCTGACCAGGCCGACGTACGCCCTGCGGTCGATGGAGATCCTCGACGATGTGATTCTCGCCCTACGCCGGCTGCACCAGCCGGTGATCGCCGCCGTCAACGGCGCGGCCATCGGGGGCGGCCTCTGCCTGGCGCTGGCGTGTGACGTCCGGGTCGCCGCCGAGGGCGCCTACTTCCGCGCCGCGGGGATCAACAACGGGCTTACCGCCAGTGAGCTGGGCTTGTCCTACCTGCTGCCGCGGGCGATCGGGTCGTCACGGGCGTTCGAGATCATGCTGACCGGCCGCGACGTCGACGCGCAGGAGGCGGAGCGCATCGGTCTGGTCTCCAGCGTGGTGGCCGAGGACGCGCTCCTGGACGCCTGCTACTCGATGGCGGACCGCATGGCGGCGTTCTCCCGGCCGGGTATCGAGTTGACCAAGCGCACACTTTGGAGTGGACTGGACGCCGCTAGCCTGGAGGGGCACATGCAGGCCGAGGGCCTGGGACAACTTTTCGTGCGCCTGCTCACCGCAAACTTTGAGGAAGCGGTTGCCGCGCGCGCGGAGAAGCGCCCCGCCGTATTTACCGACGAGAAGTAA
- a CDS encoding ABC-F family ATP-binding cassette domain-containing protein encodes MITATDLEVRAGARTLLSFEGSALRVQPGDRIGLVGRNGAGKTTTMRILAGEGEPYAGSISRTGEVGYLPQDPKEGDLDVLARDRVLSARGLDTLLADLEKQQVLMAEVADDAARDKAVRRYGQLEERFSALGGYAAESEAGRICASLGLPDRVLTQPLRTLSGGQRRRVELARILFAASDTGSGSATTLLLDEPTNHLDADSIGWLRDFLHNHTGGLVVISHDVELLDEVVNRVWFLDAVRGEADVYNMGWKKYLDARATDEQRRRRERANAEKKAGALRAQAAKMGAKATKAVAAQNMLRRAERMIAELDAERVADKVARIKFPTPAPCGKTPLVAKGLTKTYGSLEIFTGVDLAIDRGSRVVVLGLNGAGKTTLLRLLAGAETADAGVLEPGHGCKIGYFAQEHDTLDNEATVWENIRHAAPDTGEQDLRGLLGAFMFTGPQLEQPAGTLSGGEKTRLALAGLVASTANVLLLDEPTNNLDPASREQVLDALRSYQGAVVLVTHDPGAAEALDPQRVVLLPDGTEDFWSTEYRDLIELA; translated from the coding sequence GTGATCACCGCAACGGACCTGGAGGTCCGCGCCGGCGCGCGCACGCTGCTGTCCTTCGAGGGCTCCGCGCTGCGCGTGCAGCCCGGCGACCGGATCGGACTGGTCGGGCGCAACGGCGCCGGTAAGACCACCACCATGCGCATCCTGGCAGGGGAAGGCGAGCCGTACGCCGGCAGCATCTCGCGTACGGGTGAGGTCGGTTACCTGCCCCAGGACCCCAAAGAAGGCGACCTCGACGTCCTGGCCCGCGACCGGGTGCTCTCGGCTCGCGGTCTCGACACGCTGCTGGCGGACCTGGAGAAGCAGCAGGTCTTGATGGCCGAGGTGGCCGACGATGCGGCCCGCGACAAAGCGGTGCGCCGCTATGGGCAGTTGGAGGAGCGGTTCTCGGCGCTGGGTGGTTACGCCGCCGAGAGCGAGGCCGGCCGGATCTGCGCCAGCCTGGGCCTGCCCGATCGGGTGCTGACGCAGCCGCTGCGCACGCTCTCCGGTGGCCAGCGCCGGCGTGTCGAGCTGGCCCGCATTCTGTTCGCGGCCAGCGACACCGGTTCGGGGTCTGCCACCACGCTGCTGCTCGACGAGCCCACCAACCACCTCGACGCCGACTCGATCGGCTGGCTCCGCGACTTCCTTCACAACCACACCGGTGGACTCGTGGTGATCAGCCACGATGTCGAGCTGCTCGACGAGGTCGTCAACCGGGTGTGGTTCCTCGACGCCGTACGCGGTGAGGCCGATGTTTACAACATGGGCTGGAAGAAGTACCTCGACGCACGCGCGACCGACGAACAGCGTCGTCGCCGCGAACGTGCCAACGCCGAGAAGAAGGCGGGCGCCCTGCGGGCCCAGGCCGCCAAGATGGGCGCAAAGGCCACCAAAGCCGTTGCCGCACAGAACATGTTGCGTCGGGCCGAGCGGATGATCGCCGAGCTCGACGCCGAGCGGGTGGCAGACAAGGTGGCCCGGATCAAGTTCCCCACGCCGGCGCCGTGCGGTAAGACCCCGCTGGTGGCCAAGGGGCTGACCAAGACCTACGGGTCGCTGGAGATCTTCACCGGTGTCGATCTGGCGATCGACCGCGGATCCCGGGTGGTGGTGCTCGGACTCAACGGTGCGGGCAAGACGACATTGCTGCGTCTGCTCGCCGGTGCCGAGACCGCCGACGCCGGAGTCCTGGAACCCGGGCACGGGTGCAAGATCGGATACTTCGCCCAGGAACACGACACCCTCGACAACGAAGCGACCGTCTGGGAGAACATCCGTCACGCCGCGCCGGACACGGGCGAGCAGGATCTTCGAGGTCTGTTGGGCGCCTTCATGTTCACCGGCCCTCAGCTGGAGCAGCCCGCGGGCACCCTGTCCGGCGGTGAGAAGACGCGGTTGGCGCTGGCCGGCCTGGTCGCTTCGACGGCCAACGTGTTGTTGCTGGACGAGCCGACCAACAACCTCGACCCCGCGTCACGCGAGCAGGTTCTCGACGCGCTGCGCAGCTACCAGGGTGCAGTCGTGTTGGTGACCCACGATCCGGGCGCGGCCGAGGCCCTGGATCCGCAGCGTGTGGTGCTGCTCCCGGATGGCACCGAGGACTTCTGGTCCACCGAATACCGGGACCTCATCGAGCTCGCCTGA
- a CDS encoding helix-turn-helix domain-containing protein, translated as MRDTNKNRGELLEELRKAYEGGASIRTLVANTGRSYGSIHSLLRESGTTMRSRGGPNHRTRSRAY; from the coding sequence ATGAGGGATACGAACAAGAATCGCGGCGAACTGCTGGAAGAGCTTCGCAAGGCATACGAAGGGGGTGCCAGTATCCGCACGCTCGTGGCCAATACGGGACGTTCCTACGGCTCGATTCACAGCTTGCTGCGGGAGTCGGGAACGACGATGCGCAGCCGCGGCGGCCCCAATCACCGCACCCGGTCCAGGGCGTACTGA
- a CDS encoding TetR/AcrR family transcriptional regulator: MPRVTDDHLAARRRQILDGARRCFGQYGYESATVRRLEETIGLSRGAIFHHFKDKDTLFFELAREDAERMAEVAAREGLIQVMRNMLAAPEQFDWLATRLEIARKLRNDPAFHQGWAERSAELDAAITARLRRQKQAGRLRDDVPSAVLHIYLDLVLDGLVARIASGEDPKNLTAVLDLVEASVRQQTPADN, encoded by the coding sequence GTGCCCAGGGTGACGGACGATCATCTTGCCGCCCGGCGTCGTCAGATTCTCGACGGCGCCCGGCGCTGCTTCGGTCAGTACGGATATGAGAGTGCGACCGTGCGACGGCTCGAAGAAACCATCGGGCTGTCGCGCGGCGCAATCTTTCATCACTTCAAGGACAAGGACACCTTGTTCTTCGAACTGGCCCGGGAGGACGCCGAGCGGATGGCCGAAGTGGCCGCCCGCGAAGGCCTGATCCAGGTGATGCGGAACATGCTTGCCGCACCCGAGCAGTTCGACTGGCTGGCCACGCGGCTGGAAATCGCCCGTAAGTTGCGCAACGATCCGGCGTTTCACCAAGGTTGGGCGGAACGCTCGGCCGAACTGGACGCCGCGATCACCGCGCGCCTGCGCCGCCAGAAGCAGGCCGGGCGGCTGCGTGACGACGTGCCCAGTGCGGTCCTGCACATCTATCTGGATCTGGTTCTCGACGGCCTGGTAGCCCGAATCGCCTCCGGCGAGGACCCGAAGAACCTCACCGCGGTGCTGGACCTGGTCGAGGCCAGCGTGCGGCAGCAGACGCCTGCGGACAACTGA
- the acnA gene encoding aconitate hydratase AcnA translates to MSSENTENSSLNSFGARDTLTVGDKSYEIYRLDAVPGTEKLPYSLKVLAENLLRTEDGANITKDHIQAIANWDPSAEPSVEIQFTPARVLMQDFTGVPCIVDLATMREAVAALGGDPDKVNPLSPAEMVIDHSVILDVFGNAGAFERNVELEYERNSERYQFLRWGQGAFDDFKVVPPGTGIVHQVNIEYLARVVFERDGVAYPDTCVGTDSHTTMENGLGVLGWGVGGIEAEAAMLGQPVSMLIPRVVGFKLTGEIKPGVTATDVVLTVTDMLRKHGVVGKFVEFYGKGVAEVPLANRATLGNMSPEFGSTAAIFPIDEETINYLRLTGRTEEQLALVEAYAKTQGMWHDADHEPAFSEYLELDLSTVVPSISGPKRPQDRIELSDAKNAFRKDIHNYVEENLPTPETKLDEAVDESFPASDSVSLSFADDGAVDVRPSAANGSEGRPSKPVTVRSEERGDFVLDHGAVVVAGITSCTNTSNPSVMLGAALLAKKAVEKGLTSKPWVKTNMAPGSQVVTDYYNKANLWPYLEKLGYYLGGYGCTTCIGNTGPLPDEISKAINDNDLSVTAVLSGNRNFEGRISPDVKMNYLASPPLVIAYGIAGTMDFDFESDPLGQDQDGNDVFLKDIWPSAAEIEETIASSINREMFTDSYADVFKGDDRWRSLSTPEGNIFEWDDASTYVRKAPYFDGMPAEPEPVGDIKGARVLALLGDSVTTDHISPAGSIKPGTPAAQYLDANGVERKDYNSLGSRRGNHEVMIRGTFANIRLKNQLLDDVSGGYTRDFTQPGGPQAFIYDASVNYKEAGIPLVVLGGKEYGSGSSRDWAAKGTVLLGVKAVITESFERIHRSNLIGMGVIPLQFPAGESAASLKLDGTETYDITGIEELNKGKTPKTVKVTATKEDGSKVEFDAVVRIDTPGEADYYRNGGILQYVLRNMLKSK, encoded by the coding sequence GTGAGCAGCGAGAATACGGAAAATTCGTCCCTTAACTCATTTGGTGCCCGCGACACTCTGACTGTCGGGGACAAGAGCTACGAGATCTATCGCCTCGACGCGGTACCCGGCACCGAAAAGCTCCCGTACAGCCTCAAGGTGCTCGCGGAGAACCTGTTGCGCACCGAGGACGGTGCCAACATCACCAAAGACCACATCCAGGCCATCGCCAACTGGGATCCCTCTGCCGAGCCGAGCGTCGAGATCCAGTTCACCCCGGCGCGGGTGTTGATGCAGGACTTCACCGGCGTGCCGTGCATCGTCGACCTGGCGACGATGCGCGAGGCGGTCGCGGCCCTGGGTGGGGACCCGGACAAGGTGAACCCGCTCTCGCCGGCCGAGATGGTCATCGACCACTCGGTGATCCTCGACGTGTTCGGCAATGCCGGCGCGTTCGAGCGCAACGTCGAACTCGAATACGAACGCAACTCCGAGCGTTACCAGTTCCTGCGCTGGGGGCAGGGCGCCTTCGACGACTTCAAGGTGGTCCCCCCGGGCACCGGCATCGTGCATCAGGTCAACATCGAATATCTGGCCCGGGTGGTGTTCGAGCGCGACGGGGTGGCCTACCCCGACACCTGTGTGGGCACCGACAGCCACACCACCATGGAGAACGGCCTCGGTGTGCTGGGCTGGGGCGTCGGCGGTATCGAGGCCGAGGCCGCCATGCTGGGCCAGCCCGTCTCGATGCTCATCCCCCGCGTCGTCGGCTTCAAGCTGACCGGTGAGATCAAGCCCGGCGTGACCGCCACCGACGTGGTGCTCACCGTCACCGACATGCTGCGCAAGCACGGCGTCGTCGGCAAGTTCGTCGAGTTCTACGGCAAGGGTGTGGCCGAGGTGCCGCTGGCCAACCGCGCCACCCTGGGCAACATGAGCCCCGAATTCGGTTCCACCGCGGCGATCTTCCCGATCGACGAAGAGACCATCAACTACCTGCGGCTGACCGGGCGTACCGAGGAGCAGCTGGCACTGGTCGAGGCCTACGCCAAGACGCAGGGCATGTGGCACGACGCCGACCACGAGCCGGCCTTCTCCGAGTACCTCGAGCTCGACCTGTCGACCGTCGTGCCCTCGATCTCCGGCCCGAAGCGCCCGCAGGACCGCATCGAGCTGTCGGACGCCAAGAACGCGTTCCGCAAGGACATCCACAACTACGTCGAGGAAAACCTCCCGACTCCGGAGACCAAGCTGGACGAGGCCGTCGACGAGTCCTTCCCGGCCAGCGACTCCGTCTCGCTGTCCTTCGCCGACGACGGTGCGGTCGACGTCCGCCCGTCGGCCGCCAACGGTTCCGAGGGTCGGCCGTCCAAGCCGGTCACGGTGCGCTCCGAGGAGCGCGGCGACTTCGTGCTCGACCACGGCGCGGTCGTCGTCGCGGGCATCACCTCGTGCACCAACACCTCCAACCCGTCGGTCATGCTCGGCGCGGCCCTGCTGGCCAAGAAGGCCGTCGAGAAGGGCCTGACCAGCAAGCCGTGGGTCAAGACCAACATGGCACCGGGCAGCCAGGTCGTCACCGACTACTACAACAAGGCCAACCTGTGGCCCTACCTGGAGAAGCTGGGCTACTACCTGGGCGGCTACGGCTGCACCACGTGCATCGGCAACACCGGCCCGCTGCCCGACGAGATCTCCAAGGCCATCAACGACAACGACCTTTCGGTGACCGCGGTGCTCTCGGGTAACCGCAACTTCGAGGGCCGCATCTCCCCCGACGTCAAGATGAACTACCTGGCCTCGCCGCCGCTGGTCATCGCCTACGGCATCGCAGGCACCATGGACTTCGACTTCGAGTCCGACCCGCTCGGGCAGGACCAGGACGGCAATGACGTCTTCTTGAAGGACATCTGGCCGTCGGCGGCCGAGATCGAGGAGACCATCGCGTCCTCGATCAACCGGGAGATGTTCACCGACTCCTACGCCGACGTGTTCAAGGGCGATGACCGCTGGCGTTCGCTCTCGACCCCCGAAGGCAACATCTTCGAGTGGGACGACGCCTCCACCTACGTCCGCAAGGCCCCGTACTTCGACGGCATGCCCGCCGAGCCTGAGCCGGTCGGCGACATCAAGGGCGCCAGAGTCCTTGCCCTGCTGGGCGATTCGGTTACCACCGATCACATCAGCCCGGCCGGTTCGATCAAGCCGGGCACCCCGGCCGCGCAGTACCTGGACGCCAACGGCGTTGAGCGCAAGGACTACAACTCGCTGGGGTCGCGACGCGGCAACCACGAGGTGATGATCCGTGGCACCTTCGCCAACATCCGGCTGAAGAACCAGCTGCTCGACGACGTCTCCGGCGGCTACACGCGTGACTTCACCCAGCCCGGCGGCCCGCAGGCGTTCATCTACGACGCGTCGGTCAACTACAAGGAAGCCGGCATCCCGCTGGTCGTGTTGGGCGGCAAGGAATACGGCTCGGGCTCCTCACGTGACTGGGCTGCCAAGGGCACGGTGCTGCTGGGCGTCAAGGCCGTCATCACCGAGTCCTTCGAGCGCATCCACCGGTCGAACCTGATCGGCATGGGCGTCATCCCGCTGCAATTCCCGGCAGGTGAGTCGGCCGCGAGCCTCAAGCTGGACGGCACCGAGACCTACGACATCACCGGCATCGAGGAGCTCAACAAGGGCAAGACCCCGAAGACGGTGAAGGTGACCGCCACTAAGGAAGACGGCAGCAAGGTGGAGTTCGACGCGGTGGTCCGCATCGACACCCCCGGTGAGGCCGACTACTACCGCAACGGCGGCATCCTGCAGTACGTGCTGCGCAACATGCTGAAGTCGAAGTAA
- a CDS encoding DUF6676 family protein: MTGPHVIPFLPAYIPVEVCDTVGMDPAQPDGVAKCMAAVQADVRDDGVSAPDADVEALRQVVSDARQGGVDLKIVVLPQNPGIDTPLRDIASEVGEANPGATVLALSPSFAGTYSPTVDRVTLEAGQDVAKTGNPVLSAKNFVGEISTPDFPWTALTIVLTLGVAAAAALTRALQVRSKRLAGSEASSAPSTEA, translated from the coding sequence GTGACCGGACCCCATGTCATCCCGTTCCTGCCGGCCTACATCCCGGTCGAGGTGTGTGACACAGTCGGGATGGATCCTGCGCAACCCGACGGGGTGGCCAAGTGCATGGCGGCCGTGCAGGCCGACGTTCGCGATGACGGGGTCAGCGCACCGGACGCCGATGTAGAGGCCCTGCGCCAGGTGGTCAGCGACGCGCGTCAGGGCGGGGTCGACCTCAAGATCGTGGTGCTGCCGCAGAACCCCGGCATCGATACGCCGCTGCGTGACATCGCCTCGGAGGTCGGGGAGGCCAATCCGGGTGCGACCGTGCTCGCACTGAGTCCGTCCTTCGCCGGTACGTACAGCCCGACTGTCGACCGGGTGACTTTGGAAGCCGGACAGGATGTGGCCAAGACCGGTAATCCGGTGTTGTCGGCAAAGAATTTCGTCGGGGAGATTTCGACCCCCGACTTTCCCTGGACCGCACTCACGATCGTGCTGACGCTCGGAGTTGCCGCGGCGGCCGCACTGACTCGTGCTCTGCAGGTGCGCAGCAAACGATTGGCCGGGTCAGAGGCCTCGAGCGCCCCTTCGACGGAGGCCTGA
- the ripA gene encoding NlpC/P60 family peptidoglycan endopeptidase RipA, protein MRRTVGVPRTRGTVGASAPWLVGRFWAVPVTVAMLLATAMSGGVPAAADPGAPDQVATLVAAVANADQKLQELGAAIQTQQEAVNKAIVDVQDARDAAATAQQEVDASQQGIADANAAIAAAQKRFDTFAAATYVNGPSSSYLTASDPADIARTAATGQTLAASTDKVIADLQRARTEQVNRESAARLAKQNADQATVNAQTSQDSAVAALQQAQQTFSAQQGELQRLTAERATAAAQLAQVHKASAPIAAAPAQGAAPQVAAGDWDRAPGAPAQAGQKWDGEWDPTLPAIPSAFVSGDPIAIINTVLGISSTSAQVTQNMGRSFLQKLGILPTPTGYTNGAIPRVYGRQASEYVIQRAGSQMGVPYSWGGGNAAGASRGIDSGANTVGFDCSGLILYAFAGVGIKLPHYSGSQYNAGRKIPSSQMRRGDVIFYGPGGSQHVTLYLGNGQMLEAPYTGSHVKISPVRTSGMTPYVVRYIEY, encoded by the coding sequence ATGAGACGCACCGTCGGCGTCCCGCGCACGCGAGGAACAGTTGGGGCATCTGCACCCTGGCTGGTCGGCCGTTTCTGGGCTGTGCCGGTGACCGTCGCGATGCTGTTGGCCACGGCGATGTCGGGCGGTGTCCCGGCCGCGGCTGATCCCGGGGCGCCCGATCAGGTGGCAACGCTCGTCGCCGCGGTGGCCAACGCCGATCAGAAGCTGCAGGAGTTGGGCGCTGCCATCCAGACCCAGCAGGAAGCCGTCAACAAGGCCATCGTCGACGTGCAGGACGCCCGCGACGCGGCAGCGACGGCACAGCAGGAGGTCGACGCCAGCCAGCAGGGGATCGCCGACGCCAATGCCGCCATCGCCGCGGCGCAGAAGAGGTTCGACACCTTCGCCGCGGCCACCTACGTCAACGGCCCGTCGAGCTCGTATCTGACCGCGTCGGACCCCGCTGACATCGCGCGCACCGCGGCGACCGGTCAGACCCTTGCGGCCAGCACGGACAAGGTGATCGCCGATCTGCAGCGCGCCCGCACCGAGCAGGTGAACCGCGAGTCGGCCGCCCGGCTGGCCAAGCAGAACGCCGACCAGGCCACGGTCAATGCCCAGACCAGTCAGGACTCCGCGGTCGCAGCACTGCAGCAGGCGCAGCAGACGTTCAGTGCCCAGCAGGGTGAGTTACAGCGGTTGACCGCCGAACGGGCAACGGCGGCAGCCCAACTCGCTCAGGTGCACAAGGCGTCGGCGCCGATCGCCGCCGCGCCGGCGCAGGGAGCGGCACCGCAGGTCGCGGCGGGGGACTGGGATCGGGCTCCGGGTGCACCGGCTCAAGCGGGCCAGAAGTGGGACGGCGAGTGGGATCCCACGCTGCCGGCGATTCCCAGTGCGTTCGTCAGCGGTGACCCGATCGCGATCATCAACACCGTTCTGGGGATCTCGTCGACCTCGGCTCAGGTCACCCAGAACATGGGCCGCAGCTTCCTGCAGAAGCTGGGCATCCTGCCCACGCCGACGGGCTACACCAACGGGGCGATCCCGCGGGTGTACGGAAGGCAGGCGTCTGAATACGTCATCCAGCGGGCCGGCTCCCAGATGGGGGTTCCGTACTCCTGGGGCGGCGGCAACGCGGCCGGTGCCAGCCGAGGCATCGATTCGGGTGCCAACACGGTCGGGTTCGACTGTTCGGGTCTGATCCTCTACGCATTCGCCGGTGTCGGCATCAAGCTGCCGCACTACTCGGGCTCGCAGTACAACGCCGGTCGCAAGATCCCGTCCTCGCAGATGCGGCGCGGTGACGTGATCTTCTACGGCCCCGGCGGCAGCCAGCACGTGACGCTCTACCTCGGTAACGGCCAGATGCTCGAAGCGCCCTACACGGGTTCGCACGTCAAGATCTCGCCGGTCCGGACCAGCGGGATGACCCCGTACGTCGTCCGCTACATCGAATACTGA
- the ripB gene encoding NlpC/P60 family peptidoglycan endopeptidase RipB, which yields MVAPAGAAPDDGQWDPTLPKLVSSGAPGDPVAIANASFQVSQLALQTTQNLGQQFLQTIGLAPKQAASTFPGGRVRGPQAIEYAIRRGGTQMGVPYSWGGGTLTGPGPGVDYDAGKMGFDCSGLTRYAFAGVGVQIPKYSGDQYNTGRKVPVAQAKRGDLLFWGPGGSQHVAMYLGGGKMLEASGSAEKVTVSPVRTAGIQPYAARIIES from the coding sequence ATGGTGGCGCCGGCCGGTGCCGCGCCTGACGACGGACAGTGGGATCCCACTCTTCCGAAGCTCGTCAGTTCCGGGGCGCCCGGCGACCCGGTCGCCATCGCCAATGCGTCGTTCCAGGTCAGTCAACTCGCGCTGCAGACCACGCAGAACCTCGGCCAGCAGTTCCTGCAGACCATCGGACTGGCCCCGAAGCAGGCGGCCTCGACATTCCCCGGCGGCCGGGTCCGCGGCCCGCAGGCCATCGAGTACGCGATCCGGCGCGGAGGTACCCAGATGGGCGTGCCCTACTCGTGGGGCGGTGGCACGCTGACCGGTCCCGGCCCCGGTGTGGACTACGACGCCGGAAAGATGGGCTTCGACTGTTCCGGCCTGACTCGTTACGCCTTCGCCGGTGTGGGTGTGCAGATTCCGAAGTACTCGGGTGACCAGTACAACACCGGCCGCAAGGTGCCGGTGGCCCAGGCAAAGCGCGGTGATCTCCTGTTCTGGGGCCCCGGCGGTAGCCAGCACGTGGCGATGTACCTCGGCGGCGGGAAGATGCTGGAGGCGTCGGGCAGCGCGGAAAAAGTCACCGTGAGCCCGGTCCGCACCGCGGGCATCCAGCCCTATGCGGCCCGCATCATCGAATCCTGA